In a genomic window of Brassica rapa cultivar Chiifu-401-42 chromosome A10, CAAS_Brap_v3.01, whole genome shotgun sequence:
- the ZCHP2 gene encoding uncharacterized zinc finger protein At4g06634 (The RefSeq protein has 1 substitution, 1 frameshift compared to this genomic sequence), with amino-acid sequence MEQYPYQSPFERRPILKSKAPAVKWVKEWVPQDIVATGGKCFLRKWVTEETVRRLKETEKESTTEVPDPEPEPTSEILFLCSFEGCGKMFFDVSALRKHSHIHGERQYVCDYPGCDKKFLDSSKLKRHWLIHTGARDFVCTYEGCGKAFSLDFNLRSHMKTHSQENYHICPYSGCGKRYAHEYKLKNHVAAYHEKNAAGETPKYTPPAEKVSRTPKTPATVYGSASSERPYACPYEGCEKAYIHEYKLKLHLKREHPGHLTEENAENPTPNKHELEESSDQDFYRKHASNGKSQTHIKQQSRAKPNMRTPPAKAGKKGSTSSPAKARMVKNQAQPLHRPKQGWSKNHGR; translated from the exons ATGGAGCAGTATCCTTATCAAAGTCCCTTCGAAAGACGCCCAATCCTCAAATCCAAGGCTCCTGCTGTTAAGTGGGTCAAGGAGTG GGTTCCACAAGATATTGTTGCTACAGGTGGAAAGTGTTTTCTTCGCAAATGGGTCACAG AGGAAACGGTGAGGAGACTGAAAGAAACAGAGAAAGAGTCTACCACAGAGGTCCCAGACCCTGAGCCCGAACCCACTTCTGAGATTTTATTTCTCTGCAGTTTCGAGGGTTGTGGGAAGATGTTCTTTGATGTTAGTGCCTTGCGGAAGCATTCCCACATCCATGGTGAAAGGCAGTATGTTTGTGATTACCCTGGATGCGACAAG AAATTTCTGGATAGTTCCAAGCTGAAGAGACACTGGCTCATTCATACTGGGGCTAGGGACTTTGTTTGCACTTATGAAGGCTGTGGCAAG GCATTCTCCTTGGATTTTAACCTCAGATCTCACATGAAGACGCATTCACAAGAAAACTATCACATCTGTCCCTACTCTGGGTGTGGAAAAAGATATGCTCATGAATACAAGCTTAAGAACCATGTTGCTGCCTACCATGAAAAg AATGCTGCTGGAGAGACGCCTAAATACACGCCACCGGCAGAGAAAGTATCAAGGACTCCCAAAACACCTGCAACGGTTTATGGCTCAGCATCTTCGGAACGGCCGTATGCATGCCCTTACGAAGGGTGTGAGAAGGCTTACATACATGAGTACAAGCTTAAACTCCACTTGAAGAGAGAGCATCCAGGGCATTTAACAGAAGAGAACGCAGAGAACCCCACACCGAACAAGCACGAGCTGGAAGAAGGCAGTGACCAAGATTTTTACAGGAAGCACGCTAGCAACGGGAAAAGCCAGACGCATATTAAACAACAGAGCAGAGCTAAGCCAAACATGAGGACACCACCAGCCAAAGCTGGAAAGAAAGGCTCAACCTCTTCACCGGCCAAAGCAAGGAT GTCAAAAAACCATGGCAGGTAA
- the LOC103864860 gene encoding uncharacterized protein LOC103864860 produces MPSSFSKPSLDSPLSLDGAEAEHRLREAEERLREAMAELQRRQRSAARGSHGDLCDHADVSCVANAIGNLCQSFLLSYGVRVGIGILLRAFKLARGQSYSSLLDLKQLVSEKDLIVREEACRIGLLFGGFTGSYHALRCCLRKWRKKETPLNSVLAGSIAGLSVLALDDSNQRRTLALYLLARLGQAAYNSAKSKNKFHLWGSHWRHGDSLLFSLACSQVMYAFIMRPETLPKSYREFIQKTGPVARPVYQAVRECCRGGPIDVASLSAYISSKNEASDVMVQEFASIIPCSAIHPHTNSCMAQNANAMSATFKKTFPLYFSLTFVPYVVLHLQKFMASPYRTSWNAIRDSVRSTSFLSAFVGIFQAFICAHRKVASKDHKLVYWFAGGVAALSVMLEKKPRRSELALYVLPRAGDSLWEILVNRHILPNIKNAEVAVFCGCMGGIMYYLEHEPDTLAPFLRGLIRRFLASQISNPSSKISQSSSYMYLQTLDALEKPKAAENREGETQKAEEKYNLEAIPGL; encoded by the exons ATGCCATCGTCCTTCTCCAAGCCGTCTTTGGATTCTCCTTTGTCCCTGGACGGCGCCGAGGCTGAGCACCGGCTCCGTGAGGCGGAGGAGAGGCTACGCGAGGCCATGGCGGAGCTTCAGCGTAGACAGCGTTCGGCGGCGCGTGGATCTCACGGCGATCTGTGCGATCACGCAGACGTCTCCTGCGTGGCCAATGCGATCGGCAATCTGTGCCAGAGCTTCCTCCTCTCCTACGGCGTCAGAGTAGGGATCGGAATCCTTCTCCGCGCCTTCAAGCTCGCCAGAGGGCAGTCTTACTCGTCCCTGCTCGATCTCAAG CAACTTGTGTCAGAGAAAGACTTGATTGTTAGGGAAGAAGCATGTCGTATTGGTTTACTCTTTGGTGGCTTTACCGGCTCCTATCACGCACTCAGATGCTGTTTGAGGAAGTGGAGAAAGAAGGAGACGCCATTGAATTC AGTTTTAGCAGGTTCAATTGCCGGTTTGTCGGTTCTCGCGTTAGATGATTCCAACCAGCGGCGCACACTTGCTCTCTACCTCTTGGCTAGATTAGGCCAG GCGGCTTACAATTCCGCAAAGTCAAAGAACAAATTCCATCTTTGGGGAAGCCATTGGAGACATGGAGATTCTTTACTTTTTTCTCTTGCTTGTTCCCAG GTTATGTATGCGTTTATAATGCGTCCTGAAACCTTGCCCAAGTCATATAGAGAGTTTATTCAGAAGACAGGTCCAGTTGCAAGGCCTGTCTACCAGGCTGTAAGAGAATGCTGCAGAGGTGGTCCAATCGATGTAGCCTCCTTATCAGCCTATATTTCTAGTAAAAACGAAGCCAGTGATGTGATGGTCCAAGAGTTTGCTTCCATCATCCCTTGTTCAGCGATTCATCCACACACTAATTCCTGTATGGCTCAAAATGCTAATGCAATGTCAGCTACATTCAAGAAAACGTTTCCATTATACTTCTCCCTGACATTTGTCCCATATGTCGTCCTACACCTGCAAAAG TTCATGGCTTCTCCTTACCGGACATCTTGGAATGCAATCAGAGATTCAGTTCGATCCACTTCCTTCTTGTCTGCTTTTGTTGGGATTTTTCAG GCTTTCATATGTGCCCATAGAAAAGTTGCATCCAAGGACCACAAGCTCGTTTACTGGTTTGCGGGTGGTGTAGCTGCTCTTTCGGTTATGCTAGAGAAAAAACCAAGACGCTCTGAGCTTGCTCTATATGTTCTTCCCCGAGCTGGAGATTCTCTGTGGGAGATACTTGTTAACCGCCACATTCTTCCCAATATTAAAAACGCCGAG GTTGCTGTATTCTGTGGATGTATGGGAGGAATCATGTATTACCTAGAACATGAACCTGATACATTGGCTCCGTTTCTGAGAGGACTCATCCGTCGGTTTCTTGCTAGTCAAATAAGCAATCCAAGTAGCAAAATCAGTCAGAGTTCTTCCTATATGTATCTCCAGACCCTAGATGCGTTGGAGAAACCAAAAGCTGCGGAGAACCGAGAAGGTGAAACTCAAAAAGCTGAAGAGAAGTATAACCTGGAGGCAATTCCTGGTCTTTAG
- the LOC103864859 gene encoding U6 snRNA phosphodiesterase isoform X1 — translation MDALRASYGDSSSDSDTDELSPAAENHGEVSTSGKHGKESISLPPPPLSLLESIGSTGSLDVYSTETVTRVRNFPHVHGNYALHVYIPVFIPLLAKKEIACVLKRVASLVPHLHLVEADIPLNILCNDDQKLDHALGREFHISLGRSVPLRVHQINSLVSMLRQKLQLHKRYWMDFNKWEVFVNDDSTRSFLSLEITTSGLSEISKQIDAVNEVYKLHNLPEFYKDPRPHISLVWALGDIRTSLKGAVDGELKKLRAGGCVQNRIFTSKFSGIECKIGNKTHKICKLPDE, via the exons ATGGACGCATTGAGAGCTTCTTACGGTGACTCTTCATCAGACTCCGATACTGATGAACTTTCTCCGGCTGCTGAAAATCACGGCGAGGTATCAACCTCTGGGAAACACGGGAAGGAGTCGATTTCTTTGCCTCCTCCGCCGCTTTCGCTTCTCGAATCCATTGGATCAACAG gtTCTTTGGATGTCTACTCAACGGAGACTGTGACTCGAGTAAGGAACTTTCCTCATGTCCATGGAAACTACGCTTTGCATGTTTACATCCCTG tttttataccGCTATTGGCGAAGAAGGAGATTGCCTGTGTTTTAAAGAGGGTTGCATCACTTGTTCCCCATCTTCATTTGGTCGAAGCTGATATTCCACTCAACATTCTTTGCAACGATGACCAGAAGCTTGACCATGCTTTGGGGAGAGAGTTCCACATAAGCTTGGGAAGAAGCGTTCCTCTTCGTGTTCATCAGATTAACTCTCTGGTTTCTATGCTTAGGCAAAAACTTCAGTTACACAAGAG ATATTGGATGGATTTTAATAAGTGGGAAGTCTTTGTGAATGACGACTCTACTCGTTCTTTCCTCTCTTTGGAAATCACCACTTCTGGACTATCCGAG ATAAGCAAGCAAATTGATGCTGTTAATGAAGtttacaagcttcacaatcttccAGAGTTCTACAAG GATCCACGACCACATATCTCCTTGGTCTGGGCGTTGGGTGATATCAGAACTTCCCTAAAGGGAGCTGTTGATGGGGAACTGAAGAAGCTTAGAGCTGGTGGTTGCGTGCAAAATCGTATATTCACCTCTAAGTTTTCTGGGATCGAGTGTAAGATAggaaacaaaacacacaaaatatgtAAACTCCCAGATGAATAA
- the LOC103864859 gene encoding U6 snRNA phosphodiesterase isoform X2: MDALRASYGDSSSDSDTDELSPAAENHGEVSTSGKHGKESISLPPPPLSLLESIGSTGSLDVYSTETVTRVRNFPHVHGNYALHVYIPVFIPLLAKKEIACVLKRVASLVPHLHLVEADIPLNILCNDDQKLDHALGREFHISLGRSVPLRVHQINSLVSMLRQKLQLHKRYWMDFNKWEVFVNDDSTRSFLSLEITTSGLSEVSSKLMLLMKFTSFTIFQSSTRIHDHISPWSGRWVISELP, from the exons ATGGACGCATTGAGAGCTTCTTACGGTGACTCTTCATCAGACTCCGATACTGATGAACTTTCTCCGGCTGCTGAAAATCACGGCGAGGTATCAACCTCTGGGAAACACGGGAAGGAGTCGATTTCTTTGCCTCCTCCGCCGCTTTCGCTTCTCGAATCCATTGGATCAACAG gtTCTTTGGATGTCTACTCAACGGAGACTGTGACTCGAGTAAGGAACTTTCCTCATGTCCATGGAAACTACGCTTTGCATGTTTACATCCCTG tttttataccGCTATTGGCGAAGAAGGAGATTGCCTGTGTTTTAAAGAGGGTTGCATCACTTGTTCCCCATCTTCATTTGGTCGAAGCTGATATTCCACTCAACATTCTTTGCAACGATGACCAGAAGCTTGACCATGCTTTGGGGAGAGAGTTCCACATAAGCTTGGGAAGAAGCGTTCCTCTTCGTGTTCATCAGATTAACTCTCTGGTTTCTATGCTTAGGCAAAAACTTCAGTTACACAAGAG ATATTGGATGGATTTTAATAAGTGGGAAGTCTTTGTGAATGACGACTCTACTCGTTCTTTCCTCTCTTTGGAAATCACCACTTCTGGACTATCCGAGGTAT CAAGCAAATTGATGCTGTTAATGAAGtttacaagcttcacaatcttccAGAGTTCTACAAG GATCCACGACCACATATCTCCTTGGTCTGGGCGTTGGGTGATATCAGAACTTCCCTAA